A region from the Poecilia reticulata strain Guanapo linkage group LG12, Guppy_female_1.0+MT, whole genome shotgun sequence genome encodes:
- the LOC103473665 gene encoding uncharacterized protein LOC103473665 isoform X3 yields MPVMSVDRRSSGVFEGKELSPGLCYLEWVCQKMELYAKHQMQNQAMQAERDTPQEHEEQKHDAADAQEDHPRLESAQETPSEPQQQKTRHFRQRSASDTTFSKMHLRKFNLSSRVKRQSASDLREIEEEDVLPTESAKEEPSKKNIIQRLKLGSLRRVASAVSDSRSTQTQSSEKITTRRRLSQLFRRSRKVSPD; encoded by the exons AGCTCTGGTGTTTTTGAGGGAAAGGAACTCAGTCCTGGTCTGTGCTACTTGGAATGGGTCTGTCAAAAGATGGAACTGTATGCCAAACATCAAATGCAAAACCAAGCAATGCAGGCAGAGAGAGATACTCCCCAGGAACACGAAGAGCAAAAG cATGATGCAGCAGATGCTCAGGAGGACCACCCCAGGCTTGAAAGCGCACAGGAAACTCCCAGCGAACCTCAGCAGCAAAAAACCCGCCATTTCCGACAGAGATCAGCCTCGGACACAACTTTTTCAAAGATGCATCTAA GAAAATTTAACTTAAGCTCCAGAGTGAAGCGACAGAGTGCGAGTGATCTACGAGAGATAGAGGAGGAAGACGTCTTGCCGACG GAATCCGCAAAAGAAGAACCGAGCAAGAAAAATATAATCCAGAGGCTAAAACTTGGGTCTTTGAGAAGAGTGGCGTCTGCTGTGTCGGACAGCAGGAG CACACAGACGCAGTCTTCAGAGAAAATCACGACCCGCCGACGGCTGAGCCAACTGTTCAGGAGGTCAAGGAAAGTGTCGCCTGATTGA
- the rnf208 gene encoding RING finger protein 208 — protein MSCLRRQPLAIPMDTVKIIQSEKFPRECPVPVTQPRYAPAPRVAWDGGGEGEIIVNQACSDLTLDIAPSPRPMVSPPAPLLRREHSFLAQRKTSANEICYHQFHYKMEDVIVNQYVIRSSSTSSSTSSSSSSGPVMPCEPLECPTCGHTYNFAGKRPRILSCLHSVCEECLQILYESCPKYKFISCPTCRRETVLFTDYGLAALAINTSILSRLPSDPNGPVQWGGEADRSCYQTVRQYCQSACTCQIANPLSSCGIM, from the coding sequence ATGTCCTGCCTCAGGCGTCAGCCGCTGGCCATCCCCATGGACACGGTCAAAATCATCCAATCGGAGAAATTTCCCAGAGAGTGCCCCGTTCCAGTCACTCAACCTCGGTATGCCCCAGCTCCAAGAGTGGCGTGGGATGGCGGTGGTGAGGGTGAAATCATCGTCAACCAGGCCTGCAGTGACCTGACACTGGACATAGCACCGTCTCCCAGGCCAATGGTGTCTCCTCCGGCCCCACTGCTGCGCAGGGAACACAGCTTCCTGGCGCAGCGCAAAACCAGTGCCAATGAAATCTGCTACCATCAGTTCCACTACAAGATGGAAGACGTCATAGTCAACCAGTACGTGATCCGTTCCTCCTCCACTTCTTCCTCCACTTCCTCGTCCTCATCTTCAGGCCCCGTCATGCCGTGCGAGCCCCTGGAATGCCCCACCTGTGGTCACACGTACAACTTTGCGGGGAAGCGTCCGCGGATCCTCTCCTGCCTGCATTCGGTGTGTGAGGAGTGCCTGCAAATCCTCTACGAATCATGTCCCAAGTACAAGTTCATCTCCTGCCCCACATGTCGGCGCGAGACGGTGCTGTTCACTGACTATGGCCTCGCTGCTCTGGCCATCAACACCAGCATTCTGAGCCGCTTGCCCTCCGACCCCAACGGGCCCGTGCAGTGGGGCGGGGAGGCCGACCGCAGCTGCTACCAGACTGTGCGTCAATACTGCCAGTCAGCCTGCACCTGCCAGATTGCCAACCCGTTGTCCTCCTGTGGCATCATGTAG
- the LOC103473665 gene encoding uncharacterized protein LOC103473665 isoform X2 produces the protein MDLYRSFSNLMEAYVYEERTRPESQFRRDNTDGPHAPVSNIAVNPRSESVDSGVESASCETPNPATAGSLSADNTEMDLFLLQSDNFAAASTPQPPVLLSTLSSSSSSSPNLHLSRAEEAPTTLNLKGEPELQRTDSKRWKQVYESSGVFEGKELSPGLCYLEWVCQKMELYAKHQMQNQAMQAERDTPQEHEEQKHDAADAQEDHPRLESAQETPSEPQQQKTRHFRQRSASDTTFSKMHLRKFNLSSRVKRQSASDLREIEEEDVLPTESAKEEPSKKNIIQRLKLGSLRRVASAVSDSRSTQTQSSEKITTRRRLSQLFRRSRKVSPD, from the exons ATGGATTTATACAGGAGCTTTAGTAACCTTATGGAGGCTTATGTGTATGAGGAGAGAACTCGTCCCGAGTCCCAGTTTCGACGGGATAACACTGATGGGCCTCATGCACCTGTCTCCAACATCGCAGTAAACCCACGCTCGGAATCTGTGGACTCTGGAGTGGAGTCGGCCAGCTGTGAAACACCAAACCCTGCCACAGCTGGTTCTTTGTCAGCAGACAACACTGAGATGGATTTATTCCTCCTACAAAGTGACAATTTCGCCGCTGCTTCAACGCCTCAGCCACCTGTTCTCTTGTCTACTTTGTCTTCGTCGTCGTCTTCCTCTCCAAACCTGCATCTCAGCAGAGCGGAAGAGGCCCCCACAACCTTGAACCTAAAAGGAGAACCAGAACTACAAAGGACTGACTCCAAGAGGTGGAAGCAAGTTTATGAG AGCTCTGGTGTTTTTGAGGGAAAGGAACTCAGTCCTGGTCTGTGCTACTTGGAATGGGTCTGTCAAAAGATGGAACTGTATGCCAAACATCAAATGCAAAACCAAGCAATGCAGGCAGAGAGAGATACTCCCCAGGAACACGAAGAGCAAAAG cATGATGCAGCAGATGCTCAGGAGGACCACCCCAGGCTTGAAAGCGCACAGGAAACTCCCAGCGAACCTCAGCAGCAAAAAACCCGCCATTTCCGACAGAGATCAGCCTCGGACACAACTTTTTCAAAGATGCATCTAA GAAAATTTAACTTAAGCTCCAGAGTGAAGCGACAGAGTGCGAGTGATCTACGAGAGATAGAGGAGGAAGACGTCTTGCCGACG GAATCCGCAAAAGAAGAACCGAGCAAGAAAAATATAATCCAGAGGCTAAAACTTGGGTCTTTGAGAAGAGTGGCGTCTGCTGTGTCGGACAGCAGGAG CACACAGACGCAGTCTTCAGAGAAAATCACGACCCGCCGACGGCTGAGCCAACTGTTCAGGAGGTCAAGGAAAGTGTCGCCTGATTGA
- the LOC103473669 gene encoding sodium/glucose cotransporter 1-like isoform X2: MAWEYFGFSRTFKPQRNQSLITGVNNAADISVIVIYFLVVLAVGVIAMGRTNRSTVGGFFLAGRKMVWWPIGASLFASNIGSGHFIGIAGTAAASGIAIGGFEWNALFIVIILGWVFVPIYIKAGVVTMPQYLKKRFGGQRISIYLSVLSVFLYVFTKISADMFSGAIFIQQALGLNIYFAVIALLAITALYTVTGGLAAVIYTDTLQTAIMIIGSFVLMGYAFNDVGGYANLETLYMAAIPQNTSNIRAECYEPREDAFHLFRDPITGDLPWPGMVFGLTIQATWYWCTDQVIVQRCLSGKNLSHVKAGCILCGYLKVLPMFLMVFPGMISRILYPDVVACVVPEECMKHCGASVGCTNIAYPKLVVDLMPNGLRGLMLSVMLASLMSSLTSIFNSASTLFTMDIYTKLRHHAKERELMIAGRMFIVVLIGISIAWIPVVQTAQGGQLFDYIQSITSYLTPPVAAVFILGMFCKRVNETGAFFGLIIGLLVGLSRMITEFIYGTGSCVSPSNCPTIICGVHYLYFSIILFTVSCILIXGISLMTKPIXDKHLYRLCWSLRNRTEEREDIDPDDWIEDHDEDDRKMDAEKSRGKRTFFQKALIYFCGLEQNKTAPKLTPQEKAELKKQLTDTTEKPFWRNVVNANAILLLCVAAFFHLFYR, from the exons ATGGCCTGGGAATATTTTGGATTCTCCCGCACCTTTAAACCCCAAAGGAATCAATCTCTCATCACCGGCGTCAACAATGCAGCCGACATCTCCGTTATTGTCATCTACTTTCTGGTCGTCTTGGCTGTGGGAGTTATT GCCATGGGTCGCACCAATCGATCCACTGTGGGTGGCTTTTTCCTTGCAGGGAGGAAAATGGTGTGGTGGCCG attggaGCATCACTCTTTGCCAGCAACATTGGCAGCGGCCACTTTATAGGGATTGCTGGtactgctgcagcttctggaaTTGCCATTGGTGGATTTGAGTGGAAT GCTCTTTTTATTGTCATCATTCTGGGATGGGTCTTTGTGCCGATCTACATCAAAGCTGGG GTGGTCACCATGCCTCAGTACCTGAAGAAGAGGTTTGGAGGACAGCGGATTAGTATCTATCTCTCTGTGCTCTCTGTCTTCCTCTACGTCTTCACAAAGatctct GCCGACATGTTCTCTGGTGCCATTTTTATCCAGCAGGCTCTTGGACTGAACATCTACTTTGCTGTTATCGCTCTTCTGGCGATTACTGCACTGTACACTGTCACAG gtggACTGGCTGCGGTGATATATACAGACACCTTACAGACCGCCATCATGATTATTGGATCCTTCGTTCTCATGGGTTATG CTTTCAATGATGTGGGGGGCTATGCAAATTTGGAGACACTCTACATGGCTGCAATTCCCCAAAACACCTCTAACATCAGGGCAGAGTGCTACGAGCCTCGGGAAGACGCCTTCCACCTTTTCAGAGATCCAATAACAGGAGACCTGCCCTGGCCTGGCATGGTGTTTGGACTCACCATCCAGGCCACCTGGTACTGGTGCACTGATCAG GTGATTGTCCAGCGTTGTCTCTCAGGCAAGAATCTCTCTCACGTGAAAGCAGGTTGCATTTTGTGTGGTTACCTGAAGGTGCTGCCCATGTTTCTCATGGTTTTTCCTGGGATGATAAGCAGGATCTTGTATCCTG ATGTGGTGGCATGTGTGGTCCCGGAAGAATGTATGAAACACTGTGGAGCAAGTGTTGGATGCACCAACATTGCCTATCCCAAACTGGTTGTGGATCTTATGCCAAATG GTCTGAGGGGTTTGATGTTGTCAGTGATGTTGGCCTCTCTAATGAGCTCCCTTACTTCAATATTTAACAGTGCTAGTACCCTCTTCACCATGGACATCTATACCAAGCTCCGTCATCACGCCAAAGAGAGGGAACTGATGATTGCTGGAAG GATGTTTATTGTGGTGCTTATTGGAATAAGCATTGCCTGGATCCCTGTGGTGCAGACAGCCCAGGGTGGTCAGCTCTTTGACTACATCCAGTCAATCACCAGCTATCTCACTCCACCTGTGGCTGCTGTCTTCATACTCGGCATGTTCTGTAAACGAGTTAATGAAACT gGTGCCTTTTTCGGACTCATAATTGGTTTATTAGTAGGATTATCCAGGATGATTACAGAGTTTATCTACGGGACAGGGAGCTGTGTTAGCCCGAGTAACTGTCCTACCATCATCTGTGGAGTGCACTACCTCTACTTTTCGATTATCCTGTTCACTGTCTCTTGCATCCTCATASTTGGAATCTCCCTAATGACCAAGCCCATCGMTGACAAGCAT CTGTACCGATTGTGCTGGAGTCTGAGGAACCGTACAGAGGAAAGAGAGGACATTGATCCGGACGATTGGATTGAGGATCATGATGAGGACGACAGAAAGATGGATGCAGAAA AATCTAGGGGAAAGCGAACTTTCTTCCAGAAAGCACTAATCTACTTCTGTGGACTGGAGCAGAACAAAACAGCACCAAAACTTACTCCACAGGAGAAAGCAGAACTGAAGAAGCAGCTAACAGATACAACAGAGAAGCCTTTCTGGAGGAATGTTGTCAATGCAAATGCCATCCTCCTCCTGTGTGTCGCTGCGTTCTTTCACTTATTCTATCGTTAG
- the LOC103473665 gene encoding serine/threonine-protein kinase phg2 isoform X1 produces the protein MDLYRSFSNLMEAYVYEERTRPESQFRRDNTDGPHAPVSNIAVNPRSESVDSGVESASCETPNPATAGSLSADNTEMDLFLLQSDNFAAASTPQPPVLLSTLSSSSSSSPNLHLSRAEEAPTTLNLKGEPELQRTDSKRWKQVYEVLSQQPKTSSLPKQHTSELKRCIRSASFNLRRRFDPPIPNGQMPETERKSILLGSVEQISQSSGVFEGKELSPGLCYLEWVCQKMELYAKHQMQNQAMQAERDTPQEHEEQKHDAADAQEDHPRLESAQETPSEPQQQKTRHFRQRSASDTTFSKMHLRKFNLSSRVKRQSASDLREIEEEDVLPTESAKEEPSKKNIIQRLKLGSLRRVASAVSDSRSTQTQSSEKITTRRRLSQLFRRSRKVSPD, from the exons ATGGATTTATACAGGAGCTTTAGTAACCTTATGGAGGCTTATGTGTATGAGGAGAGAACTCGTCCCGAGTCCCAGTTTCGACGGGATAACACTGATGGGCCTCATGCACCTGTCTCCAACATCGCAGTAAACCCACGCTCGGAATCTGTGGACTCTGGAGTGGAGTCGGCCAGCTGTGAAACACCAAACCCTGCCACAGCTGGTTCTTTGTCAGCAGACAACACTGAGATGGATTTATTCCTCCTACAAAGTGACAATTTCGCCGCTGCTTCAACGCCTCAGCCACCTGTTCTCTTGTCTACTTTGTCTTCGTCGTCGTCTTCCTCTCCAAACCTGCATCTCAGCAGAGCGGAAGAGGCCCCCACAACCTTGAACCTAAAAGGAGAACCAGAACTACAAAGGACTGACTCCAAGAGGTGGAAGCAAGTTTATGAGGTGCTCAGCCAACAGCCTAAAACGTCTTCCCTGCCCAAACAACACACATCTGAGTTGAAAAGGTGTATAAGGTCAGCGAGTTTTAATTTGAGGAGGAGGTTCGACCCACCTATCCCCAATGGGCAAATGCCAGAAACGGAgagaaaatcaattttattaGGCTCTGTCGAGCAGATCTCACAG AGCTCTGGTGTTTTTGAGGGAAAGGAACTCAGTCCTGGTCTGTGCTACTTGGAATGGGTCTGTCAAAAGATGGAACTGTATGCCAAACATCAAATGCAAAACCAAGCAATGCAGGCAGAGAGAGATACTCCCCAGGAACACGAAGAGCAAAAG cATGATGCAGCAGATGCTCAGGAGGACCACCCCAGGCTTGAAAGCGCACAGGAAACTCCCAGCGAACCTCAGCAGCAAAAAACCCGCCATTTCCGACAGAGATCAGCCTCGGACACAACTTTTTCAAAGATGCATCTAA GAAAATTTAACTTAAGCTCCAGAGTGAAGCGACAGAGTGCGAGTGATCTACGAGAGATAGAGGAGGAAGACGTCTTGCCGACG GAATCCGCAAAAGAAGAACCGAGCAAGAAAAATATAATCCAGAGGCTAAAACTTGGGTCTTTGAGAAGAGTGGCGTCTGCTGTGTCGGACAGCAGGAG CACACAGACGCAGTCTTCAGAGAAAATCACGACCCGCCGACGGCTGAGCCAACTGTTCAGGAGGTCAAGGAAAGTGTCGCCTGATTGA